A segment of the Desulfofundulus kuznetsovii DSM 6115 genome:
GGGATTAAATAATAATATTTTGACCTGCCAGCATAGCAACTCCACCCTGGCGGGGACGGAAGCGTTCCTTTCCGCTCTGGGACTGCTGACACAGGTAAAACAGAAATATGCCCTGGTGGTTGTTTCCGATGCCCCAACAGCCGGCGCATCTTTAGATATGGACCATGGTTTTGGCGCGGCCGCCTGTGCCTTTGTCCTGGCCAGGGATGAGCAGGGCCTCCAATTTGAAGGGGTTTATGCCCATGCCAGCGAGTCGCTGGGCCTGCGCTACAGGCTTCCCGGGGAAACGAACGTCAGGGATATCGGCGTCAAGGCCTATTCTACCCGGGCCTACAACGAAACGGTAAAGGCTTCGGTCTGGGGACTGTTAAATAAACTGGGCAGAAAACCCGCCGACTACCGTCATGCGGTACTGCACCAGAATGATGTTAGGACTACCGTTGCCCTGGCCAAAAAGATGGGTTTCAGTGAGGAGCAAATCAATGAGGGCCTAATTTATAGCCAGGTGGGGGATACTGGAGCCTGTTCGGCACTGCTAGGGCTTTGCCATGTTCTGGATAAAGCTGTTCCCGGTGATAGAATACTGGTTTGTTCTTATGGTGCGGGTGCGGGGAGCCATGCCTTAAGCTTTAAATTAAACAATCAGCTGCCGGGAAGAAGTAAGTCATTCCAGGCGCTGCTCAATGAGAAAAAATATATCAGTTATATCCACTATCTGAAACTGAAAAAAAGTATCTGAGGTGATTATATGGGTGCGCATATTTCCATCCCCATGTACCAGCG
Coding sequences within it:
- a CDS encoding hydroxymethylglutaryl-CoA synthase, yielding MMRISVVSYGVYLPFLRIKRDEYLSALGSCSAEIKEKTVMDVDEDTITMAVEAARNATAGVDAGEIGVLTLASSNFPYQEKVMPGTIIEALGLNNNILTCQHSNSTLAGTEAFLSALGLLTQVKQKYALVVVSDAPTAGASLDMDHGFGAAACAFVLARDEQGLQFEGVYAHASESLGLRYRLPGETNVRDIGVKAYSTRAYNETVKASVWGLLNKLGRKPADYRHAVLHQNDVRTTVALAKKMGFSEEQINEGLIYSQVGDTGACSALLGLCHVLDKAVPGDRILVCSYGAGAGSHALSFKLNNQLPGRSKSFQALLNEKKYISYIHYLKLKKSI